One segment of Plasmodium relictum strain SGS1 genome assembly, chromosome: 3 DNA contains the following:
- a CDS encoding 3-demethylubiquinone-9 3-methyltransferase, putative: MKKILNEYKNNVIKFSQVNKKFYSEKIVDEKEKLFFNNLSNKWWHKKENENFCDILEKVIGKNLYSLHDYNKYRFDFIFNNYEFIYFQKLKKQKKFNKKINILDIGCGAGILCEYMKNNIYYFLIKNNIISETYNSSLEKVEVNIDGIDISNNLIDLAKKRQEENEIEYNKIEENSNININLNYTNCDIVHLVNSNKLNEKKYDIIISSEVIEHIPNNKKIYFIKCISELSKPNALVVFTSINKNCFSYFYTIILAEYITGIIKKGTHDYQKFIDIKELNNICEYFNLNNINTKYVIYLPIIRNYFTTKKLKLLYLSAFIYKEKKGTLT; this comes from the exons atgaagaaaatattaaatgaatataaaaataatgtaattaAGTTTTCTCAAGTTAACAAAAAGTTTTACTCTGAAAAAATTGTTGACGAAAAAGagaaacttttttttaataacttaAGTAATAAATGGTGgcataaaaaagaaaatgaaaacttTTGtgatattttagaaaaagtaataggaaaaaatttatatagcTTACatgattataataaatatagatTTGACTTTATATTTAACAATtatgaatttatatattttcaaaagttaaaaaaacaaaaaaaatttaataaaaaaataaatattctaGACATAGGATGTGGGGCAGGTATATTATGTGAATacatgaaaaataatatttattattttttaattaaaaataatatcataTCTGAAACATACAATTCATCATTAGAAAAAGTAGAAGTAAATATTGATGGTATAGATATATCAAATAACTTAATTGATTTGGCAAAGAAAAGacaagaagaaaatgaaatagaatataataaaatagaagaaaacagtaatataaatattaatttaaattatacaaaTTGTGATATAGTTCATTTAGTGaattcaaataaattaaatgaaaaaaaatatgatataattatttcttcAGAAGTTATTGAGCATATacctaataataaaaaaatatatttcataaagTGTATATCTGAACTATCTAAACCTAATGCATTAGTTGTATTTACttctattaataaaaattgtttctcttatttttatacaatAATATTGGCCGAATATATAACAGGAATAATTAAAAAG ggaACACATGATTATCAAAAATTTATTGATATAAAAGAGCTAAACAATATTTgtgaatattttaatttaaataatataaacacAAAATATGTCATATATCTTCCTATTATtagaaattattttacaactaaaaaattgaaattgtTATATCTTTCagcttttatttataaagaaaaaaaaggaactttaacttga
- the PAM18 gene encoding mitochondrial import inner membrane translocase subunit TIM14, putative, translating into MWPVVMLLFGGGVLFAKKGINYVKNQKINLNNKKFFFPSNFNTNLNIFLKNDLKGFERNMSKSEAYKILNINPTTNKEKIREVHKQLMLKNHPDNGGSTYIAAKVNEAKDVLLK; encoded by the exons atgtggCCAGTTGTTATGTTATTATTTGGTGGTGGAGTTTTGTTTgcaaaaaaaggaataaattATGtcaaaaatcaaaaaataaatttgaataataaaaaatttttttttccttctaattttaatacaaacttaaatatttttttaaaaaatgatttaaaaggATTTGAAAGAAATATGTCAAAATCAGAAGCttacaaaattttaaatatcaaCCCAACaacaaataaagaaaaaataagagAAGTTCATAAGCAATTAATGTTAAAAAATCATCCAGATAACGGAG GATCAACATATATAGCAGCAAAGGTTAATGAAGCTAAAGACGTTTTACTAAAATAG
- a CDS encoding protein kinase, putative — protein sequence MHFHNTENMYLHMNNQINNLDNTYNKYFNIINTLNNSKIEKLNRYHLKRKSLFDNNSYVNKNKSDIFIKMGQKSAKIQKNRLYELNNDMYSNRYKNLSYNPNEVKGSNYNLNNIKVLDDEENYNNNINKNNNIYDLHNYSNMKYDYTNNEYKKLNGENINNNMNNYNDSNTRTYNANKELNYINKNNMNESNNNNNFSMFPYKYNVKSTNDNFDVDKRKFDNFNYMYKNNTTFNNNHDLSNDITNKIHNNLNNNISTLYNNFSHNINKLHDINNNYLANNPHNFNNLNSSLTNKHNNILNNTKEKNYDIDHIIKKYISKENAEENTKSNYIYANNEALNDILRNSDNNTNKNTFLSHNISSLRNKQKDEEEKKREKKISLLKNIIVTNTNKKCNISFNDDLYDSMINENYNLNSSSLVDYNGGNIYNDILNKNCINNKNQINNIYEDINLIDKLNETPSIMNKHKFKNEIILNDNNNINNNNNNININNINSVDKIFDHFNFDNTNKKIRNSNVDYLKNKDNNYDFLKNNLNIYDNLKNKINSNLGNYQSNTKDYNIHDYYYTNNKLHFNKNINEHNFNSIFENKTFNDLNDKVNNNAIDNLSNNFNDKFNKIFNDKFNNDFNDKINNDLNNNFDNKFSNNIFNDKLNNINFNSNLNNDLINNINKYNKSLNNKSNNMNIFDNFNNEKLNLLNDDKNNNNINENIFKNFNQSNLGINNRRTSFSKNSYLPINDFGNLKNDKNFNYMNKNDPIDNDAKNNNINIFRTCVKNNENYVDNNSYLSKNDNLIEMNKIFDRNNNDNKRSNINDYENIFNANNKNKLFNQDDKIFLNKQDARNLYDKENFNFNKINNLNYDDSIYKKPFNYIERNNFLNSKRSFPYDNDNLKNKNTNLNNLRGNIDKNLIYENFNNTFYNKSNFEFNSNDTKMNTIYFNKKDKDIDLKNHFNPLIDKDDNFDANNIINKNINDVNISNFKNIEQKDNRIVSTLNNMNEKVSKNIPNNLNNYDFMINKKGNEEILNKDDNFFHKYSRILNKENDELLNKNRTTFSYDLNKNDIFKNKNLFNNNLNIFNNFNKNENEDPSNNLIKFDNVIKENILDNMEKDINISTAKNTFFNSNDQHSRYFNLINGINKANIKEHTNNLNYNDNKQLFNQNNTYNLSTNKQVVNKILPPLPFKSVHKPNLNISQTRLKLYENNKGLNKIDNTDIHFNKMNESNNINTYINHFNRNRNYNLNNDDTNICNANVNDFNNLNNITNNDNISNVNKKNDFNFSEKMKNKSINYNLFKENLVTLKEKNMQNNALNESSCLFKDKNNDLLLRNDFKNSNELKEYNSKDICKFNNNYYEPYIVNEINQISKFSYNNIKNKYNNVNNTIFDNPFLNNNNFLNSQLNNNLKLEKEEENVINKNHNNLNFGIIKSNYINSNNDKNISLSNNISMLLEKISDNSDKKNNIDYLQNKYYDLNNLNNDNVLCVNTINYNDNLNIDTNNFVLSDNYLCHFGLSTLYKCKLKNENYSFLINVIDSFYLNTTNGNDIVANNILFHKRLRHLNILSYKGKTADKNKLYLLFENIHGNILKSYSTPFEESIIASYAYQIIDLLEYMHSNFIIFHGLLSNIIILQKNTKEELIQILNEKNKNINKYFDIYKHGIIKVFNFDFANIDATEKDYEFDFFCVAVLIYEMCTKYNTYYSNKFEDIVEKVHNTNFFFPHFVSFELKNFCFELCSKRKHCFNDLKNHPWFKKNFNF from the exons atgcatTTTCATAATACAGAAAATATGTATCTACATATGAATAatcaaattaataatttagataatacatataataaatattttaatatcattAATACTCTTAACAATAGTAAAATAGAAAAGTTAAATAGATATCATctcaaaagaaaaagtttatttgataataattcttatgtaaataaaaataaaagtgatatttttataaagatgGGCCAGAAAAGTGCAAAGATACAAAAAAATCGATTgtatgaattaaataatgatatgtATAGCaatagatataaaaatttaagttaTAATCCAAATGAAGTGAAAGGAAGTAATTATAATTTGAATAATATTAAAGTATTAgatgatgaagaaaattacaataataatataaataagaataataatatatatgatttacataattatagtaatatgaaatatgattatacaaataatgaatataaaaagcTGAATggagaaaatattaataataacatGAATAACTATAACGATAGTAATACGAGAACTTACAACGCAaacaaagaattaaattacataaataaaaataacatgaatgaatctaataataataacaatttttctATGTTCCCATATAAGTACAATGTGAAAAGTACTAATGATAATTTTGATGTAGATAAAAGGAAATTTGATAACTttaattatatgtataagaataatacaacttttaataataacCATGATTTAAGTAATGATATTACAAACAAAatacataataatttaaataataatataagtacattatataacaattttagtcataatataaataaattacatGATATAAACAATAATTATTTAGCAAATAATCCTcacaattttaataatttaaatagcAGTTTAACTAATAaacataataatattttgaataatacgaaagaaaaaaactatGATATAGatcatattataaaaaaatatatatcaaaaGAAAACGCAGAAGAAAATACAAAATCGAATTATATTTATGCAAATAATGAAGCATTGAATGATATTCTAAGAAATAGCgataataatacaaataaaaatacatttttatctCATAATATATCATCATTaagaaataaacaaaaagatgaagaagaaaaaaaaagagaaaaaaaaattagtttattaaaaaatataatagtaacaaatacaaataaaaaatgcaaTATTAGTTTTAATGATGATCTTTATGATAGTATgattaatgaaaattataatttaaatagtaGTTCATTAGTAGATTATAATGGAGGTAACATTTataatgatatattaaataaaaattgtataaataataaaaatcaaataaataatatatatgaagaCATAAATTTAATTGATAAACTAAATGAAACACCAAGTATTATGAATAAAcacaaatttaaaaatgaaattattttaaatgataataacaatattaataataataataataatattaatattaataatattaatagtgTAGATAAGATTTTTGATCATTTCAATTTtgataatacaaataaaaaaataagaaatagtAATGTcgattatttaaaaaataaagataataattatgattttcttaaaaataatttaaatatatatgataatttaaaaaacaaaataaatagtaATCTAGGAAATTATCAAAGTAATACTAAAGATTATAATATTCACGATTATTACTatactaataataaattgcactttaataaaaatattaatgagCATAATTTCAATAgtatatttgaaaataaaaccTTTAAcgatttaaatgataaagtTAATAACAATGCTATTGATAATTtaagtaataattttaatgataaatttaacaaaatttttaatgataaatttaataatgattttaatgataaaataaataatgacttgaataataattttgataataaatttagtaataatatttttaatgataaaCTAAACAATATTAATTTCAATAGCAATTTAAACaatgatttaataaataatattaacaaatataataaaagtttaaataacaaatcaaataatatgaatatttttgataattttaataatgaaaaactaaatttattaaatgacgataaaaataataataatataaatgaaaacatttttaaaaattttaatcaaAGTAACTTAGGAATAAATAACAGAAGAACTTCATTTTCAAAGAACTCATACCTTCCAATTAATGATTTtggtaatttaaaaaatgataaaaactttaattatatgaataaaaatgatcCTATTGATAATGATGcgaaaaataataacataaatatatttagaaCGTGTgtgaaaaataatgaaaattatgtAGACAATAATAGTTATTTAAgcaaaaatgataatttaattgaaatgaataaaatatttgatagaaataataatgataacaaAAGAAGTAATATAAACGATTAtgaaaacatttttaatgCCAACAACAAAAATAAGTTGTTTAATCAGGatgataaaatatttcttaataAACAAGACGCACGTAATCTATATGATaaggaaaattttaattttaataaaataaacaatttaaattatgatgattctatttataaaaaacctttcaattatatagaaagaaataattttttaaatagtaaGCGCTCATTTCCTTatgataatgataatttgaaaaataagaatactaatttaaataatttaaggggtaatatagataaaaatttaatttatgaaaattttaataacactttttataataaaagtaattttgaatttaattcaaatgaTACAAAAATGAAtacaatttattttaataaaaaagataaagatattgatttaaaaaatcacTTTAATCCTCTAATTGATAAAGACGATAATTTTGATGCTAACAAtattattaacaaaaatattaacgatgttaatatttctaattttaaaaatattgaacAAAAGGATAACAGAATAGTAAGTACGTTAAATAACATGAACGAAAAAGTAAGTAAAAACATACCTAATAATTTAAACAATTATGATTTTATGATAAATAAGAAAGGtaatgaagaaatattaaataaagatgacaatttttttcataaatatagtAGAATTctgaataaagaaaatgatgagttattaaataaaaatagaacaaCTTTCAGTTATGATCTCAacaaaaatgatatatttaaaaataaaaatttatttaataataatttaaatatttttaacaattttaataaaaatgaaaatgaggATCCAAGTAATAacttaataaaatttgataatgttattaaagaaaatattttagataATATGGAAAAAGATATTAACATTAGTACTgctaaaaatacattttttaattcaaatgaTCAGCATAGtagatattttaatttaataaacgGTATAAACAAAGCCAACATAAAAGAGCATACTaacaatttaaattataatgataataagcAGCTATTTAACcaaaataatacatataatttaaGTACTAATAAACAAgtagttaataaaattctACCGCCATTACCTTTTAAAAGCGTTCACAAGCCTAACTTAAATATAAGTCAAACAAGactaaaattatatgaaaataataaaggattaaataaaatagataataCTGATATTCATTTCAATAAAATGAATGAATCCAATAACattaatacatatattaacCATTTTAATAGAAATCGTAATTATAACttaaataatgatgataCAAATATTTGCAATGCTAATGttaatgattttaataatttaaataatatcaCAAATAACGACAATATAAGCAAtgtgaataaaaaaaatgattttaattttagtgaaaaaatgaaaaataaaagtataaattataatttatttaaggAAAATTTAGTaacattaaaagaaaaaaatatgcaaAATAATGCTTTAAATGAATCTTCATGTTtatttaaagataaaaataatgactTATTATTGAgaaatgattttaaaaattcaaatgaattaaaagaatataattcaaaagatatatgtaaattcaataataattattatgagCCATATATtgtaaatgaaattaatcAAATAAGTAAATTcagttataataatataaaaaataaatataacaatGTTAATAATACTATATTTGATAATCCATTCttaaataacaataattttttaaattcccAGTTGAATAATAATCTAAAACTTGAAAAAGAGGAAgaaaatgtaataaataaaaatcataataacttaaattttggtattataaaaagcaattatattaatagtaataatgataaaaatatatctcttagtaataatatttctatgttattagaaaaaataagtgATAAttcagataaaaaaaataatatagactatttacaaaataaatattatgatttaaataatttgaataatGATAATGTTTTATGTGTAAACACAATTAATTATAACGACAATTTAAATATAGATACcaataattttgtattatcagataattatttatgtCATTTTGGTTTATCCACTTTATACAaatgtaaattaaaaaatgaaaattattcttttttgatCAATGTCATcgattctttttatttaaacacTACTAATGGCAATGATATTGTTgctaataatattttatttcataaaagATTAAgacatttaaatattttatcatataaGGGAAAAACAGctgataaaaataagttatatttattatttgaaaatattcATGGAAATATTCTAAAATCTTATTCAACTCCTTTTGAAGAGAGTATTATTGCTTCTTACGCTTATCAAATAATCGACTTACTTGAATATATGCAtagtaattttataatttttcatg gTCTACTttcaaatataattattttacaaaaaaatactaaagAAGAATTAATACAAAtcttaaatgaaaaaaataaaaatataaataaatattttgatatatataaacatggTATTATTAAAGTATTTAATTTTGATTTCGCCAATATTGATGCAA ctGAAAAAGATTACgaatttgattttttttgtgtagcagttttaatatatgaaatgTGTACCAAATATAATACATACTATTCAAAtaaattt GAAGATATTGTAGAAAAGGTACACaatactaattttttttttcctcattttgtttcttttgaattaaaaaatttttgttttgaa ttatgTTCTAAAAGAAAACATTGTTTTAATGATCTTAAAAATCATCCAtggttcaaaaaaaatttcaatttttaa
- a CDS encoding kelch protein, putative, translating into MDVLNKDFSNATSLKRADYLNNENDIINIDKDKIINGDIFINISSSNKSNDVNNLYHVNNIQIINKDNKTNNINNTHHQINYEEINNFCNNKEELKKINNEIEIVYSYIINDSKNINSNNELITVDISTDEDKYIFRKTVKKLPFFRYGHFLCLTKNGCILAIGGTDGKKKYGIVEKYCQENKKWKQINIMHFSRSNFCGICTDDNDLFILGGEGDQSILRSVEYFDSKINAWRSLPPLNCVRHSASATIFQNFIFIIGGKDGIGDYGKVHKSVEMLNLNEKNMKWVMCKPLKQARLGLATIVFKNKIYAIGGSTGVKNLNSVEIYDLNTNNWIEGPNLNFARSNLVAFIWKNHLVVYGGINKQKGDLINSAEILNEKTSCWIVLNEHGKV; encoded by the exons aacatagataaagataaaataataaatggtgatatttttattaatataagtTCTTCTAATAAATCCAATGATGTAAATAATTTGTACCATGTAAATAATATTCAAATcataaataaagataataaaacaaataacataaataataCTCATCATCAAATTAATTATGaggaaataaataatttttgtaataataaagaagagttaaaaaaaattaataatgagATAGAGATAGTATAttcttatataataaatgattCTAAAAACATTAACTctaataatgaattaataacTGTAGATATATCAACTGATgaagataaatatatttttagaaaaacaGTAAAAAAGTTACCTTTTTTTAGATACGGGCATTTTTTGTGCTTAACAAAAAATGGCTGCATATTAGCAATTGGTGGTACAGATGGAAAGAAAAAGTATGGGATTGTTGAAAAGTATTGtcaagaaaataaaaaatggaaacaaataaatataatgcaCTTTTCAAGATCTAATTTTTGTGGAATATGCACTGATGATAATgatctttttatattaggGGGAGAAGGTGATCAAAGTATTTTAAGAAGTGTTGAATATTTTGACAGTAAAATTAATGCATGGAGATCATTGCCACCTCTTAATTGTGTAAGGCATTCAGCAAGTGCTactatttttcaaaatttcatttttatcattgGAGGAAAAGATGGAATTGGAGACTATGGAAAGGTTCACAAAAGTGTAGAAATgctaaatttaaatgaaaaaaatatgaaatggGTTATGTGCAAGCCTTTAAAACAAGCACGTCTTGGATTAGCTACAATAgtttttaagaataaaatatatgcaaTTG gtgGATCTACCGGtgtaaaaaatttgaattcCGTTGAAATTTATGACTTAAATACTAATAATTGGATAGAAGGCCCCAATTTGAATTTTGCGCGTTCAAATTTAGTTGCATTTATTTGGAAGAATCATTTGGTTGTATATGGTGGCATAAACAAACAGAAAGGa GATCTAATTAATAGCGCtgaaatattaaatgaaaaaacatCATGTTGGATTGTATTAAATGAACAT GGTAAAGTATAA